A genome region from Nocardiopsis exhalans includes the following:
- a CDS encoding aldo/keto reductase, whose amino-acid sequence MQTFNLPGTDIAAPNVVLGLMRIADKSDDEIRALVRTARDAGVDFFDHADIYGGSTHECERRFAEAMRFTPAERDAVTLQTKAGIVTGPEGSYFDHSYEHIVASVEGSLRALDTDRVDLLLLHRPDALVEPEEVARAFDDLEAAGKVRAFGVSNHTPRQIDLLRRHVRQPIVVNQLQLSISHAPIIAQGLASNMVDEPGAVTLDGGGVLDYCRLHDITVQAWSPLQAGFFDGVFLGSAEYPELNAAIDRIADKYGVPPIAVATAWITRHPARMQVVLGTTTPERVTGAAQGSDLPLTRPEWYELFRAAGHRLP is encoded by the coding sequence GTGCAGACGTTCAACCTGCCCGGAACGGACATCGCGGCCCCGAACGTGGTGCTCGGCCTCATGCGCATCGCGGACAAGAGCGACGACGAGATCCGCGCCCTGGTGCGCACCGCCCGGGACGCCGGTGTGGACTTCTTCGACCACGCGGACATCTACGGCGGCTCCACACACGAGTGCGAGCGGCGCTTCGCCGAGGCGATGCGGTTCACCCCCGCCGAACGGGACGCCGTCACCCTCCAGACCAAGGCCGGTATCGTCACCGGCCCGGAGGGGTCCTACTTCGACCACTCCTACGAGCACATCGTCGCGTCGGTCGAGGGTTCGCTGCGGGCGCTGGACACCGACCGCGTCGACCTGCTGCTCCTGCACCGGCCGGACGCGCTCGTCGAACCCGAGGAGGTGGCGCGGGCCTTCGACGACCTGGAGGCCGCGGGCAAGGTGCGCGCGTTCGGGGTGTCTAACCACACGCCCCGCCAGATCGACCTGCTCCGCCGCCACGTGCGCCAGCCGATCGTGGTCAACCAGTTGCAGCTGTCGATCTCCCACGCGCCGATCATCGCCCAGGGGCTGGCGTCGAACATGGTCGACGAGCCGGGGGCGGTGACCCTCGACGGCGGCGGGGTCCTGGACTACTGCCGACTCCACGACATCACCGTCCAGGCGTGGTCGCCGTTGCAGGCCGGGTTCTTCGACGGGGTCTTCCTCGGCTCGGCCGAGTACCCGGAGCTCAACGCCGCCATCGACCGGATCGCCGACAAGTACGGTGTGCCGCCGATCGCCGTGGCCACCGCGTGGATCACCCGGCACCCGGCCCGCATGCAGGTCGTGCTCGGCACCACCACCCCCGAACGGGTGACCGGGGCGGCCCAGGGTTCGGACCTGCCGCTGACCCGCCCCGAGTGGTACGAACTGTTCCGAGCGGCGGGCCACCGTCTGCCCTGA
- a CDS encoding SAM-dependent methyltransferase, whose amino-acid sequence MSHTPHDALNTAEPHSARIYNYWLGGKDNYPADRAMGDQILSVLPMIGEMAVQNRAFLQRAVRYLVEEQGIRQFLDIGTGLPTADNTHEVAQRAAPDARIVYVDNDPLVLAHARALLTSTTEGHTAYVDADLRDPAVILRAAAEHLDLSRPVGLVLLGLLFHIPDESVYDIVRELVAALPSGSHVVITHSTNAATGEAMEEAVRQWNEASPVPIVLRSPEEIERFFEGLELVEPGLVSIPMWRPAPAEVGEPQFMDEFGAVARKP is encoded by the coding sequence ATGTCGCACACCCCCCACGACGCCCTGAACACCGCCGAACCGCACTCGGCCCGCATCTACAACTACTGGTTGGGCGGCAAGGACAACTACCCGGCGGACCGCGCCATGGGTGACCAGATCCTGTCGGTACTGCCGATGATCGGTGAGATGGCCGTGCAGAACCGGGCCTTCCTCCAGCGCGCGGTGCGGTACCTGGTCGAGGAGCAGGGAATCCGCCAATTCCTGGACATCGGCACCGGGCTGCCCACCGCGGACAACACCCACGAGGTGGCCCAGCGGGCGGCCCCGGACGCGCGGATCGTGTACGTCGACAACGACCCGCTGGTCCTGGCGCACGCCCGGGCCCTGCTGACCAGCACCACCGAGGGGCACACCGCCTACGTGGACGCGGACCTGCGGGACCCGGCCGTCATCCTGCGCGCGGCCGCCGAGCACCTGGACCTCTCCCGGCCGGTCGGCCTCGTCCTCCTCGGCCTGCTCTTCCACATCCCCGACGAGTCGGTCTACGACATCGTCAGGGAGCTGGTGGCGGCCCTGCCCTCCGGCAGCCACGTGGTGATCACGCACTCCACCAACGCCGCCACCGGTGAGGCCATGGAGGAGGCTGTGCGCCAGTGGAACGAGGCCTCCCCCGTTCCCATCGTCCTGCGCTCCCCCGAGGAGATCGAGCGGTTCTTCGAGGGCCTGGAGCTGGTGGAGCCCGGTCTGGTGTCGATCCCGATGTGGCGCCCCGCCCCCGCGGAGGTCGGCGAGCCGCAGTTCATGGACGAGTTCGGCGCGGTCGCCCGCAAGCCATGA